The Niabella beijingensis genomic interval CCAGCAGTTATCTGACAAGATCTATACAGATAACTCGCGTTACACTACTACAAATTTCGATTTCTACTGGATCTATTCCGGGCCGTTGATCAACCTTGAAGCCATTCTTAAGAGTGACATAAAGAATGATGAAAATGGATCAGAAGCAAATCAATATGCCGTTGCAAGAATTCTTAAAGCTTATTATTTTTGGTATGCCACAGACCGTTGGGGAGACATTCCCTATTCAGAGGCGCTGAAAGGCGAAGATAAATTCACTTATAAATACGACAGTCAAAAGGATATCTACGATGCCCTTTTTAAAGAACTGAAGGCTGCTGCTGCCCAGATCGATAATGGCAAAGGCGTAACCGGGGATATTCTTTATAACGGTGAAATGGAAAACTGGCGCAGATTTGCCAATTCGATCCGCCTGTTGATGGCATTGCGATTGTCAAAAGTTGACGCTGAGAGAGGGAAAGCAGAATTTACAGACGCATTAAGTTCCGGTGTTTTTACAGACAATGATCAAAGCGCGGTTTACCGGCATTTGCCGGAATCCACCAACGAAAACTACTGGTACAATGTTTTTGATGTGCTGAACAGGAAATGGTATTGCATCAGCGAGCCCCTGGTCAATTATATGAAACCACTTGGTGACCCACGCTTAAAGACCTTTGCCGATCCCACCGCCAGTAATGGTGAATACGTAGGCATGCCTTACGGATTGGAAGCCAATGCAGCAGGCAATATTCAGGCGGCCAATGTATCGTTCCTTGGCGCCAAGATGAGGCAGCAAGACGCCCCCTCCTACCTTGTCACCTACCCTGAGGTGTTGTTTGCCATCGCAGAAGCTGCAAAAACCGGATGGATACCAGGCGGTAATGCGGAAGCCGGAAACAACTATAAGCTGGCAGTTGAAAACTCAGTAAAACAATGGAACAATAATGACGAAACTGGGCTGAGTACCTTTATGAACCAGCCCTCCGTAAAATACAGCAGCGCAGGGGCTTTAAAACAGATCGGGTACCAGAAATGGGTTCACTTATATTTAAATGGCTATGAAGCCTGGGCTGAATGGAGGAGGACCGGCTATCCGGTGTTATCGCCTGCACCCGACAACAACAATATTCCCATCCCCAGAAGACAGGGCTATCCCACCAAGGAGCCCAATATAAACTCGGTCAACTACAAAGCAGCTGTTGCTGCCCAGCCGGGCCTGAACGGGAAAGATGATCTTACAGGCAGGGTATGGTG includes:
- a CDS encoding SusD/RagB family nutrient-binding outer membrane lipoprotein, which encodes MKKVIRYILLIPAASLIFTGCTKFSDDFNTSPNQPTKASNPQLLTYAITQLQYTLETPYSVLYAQQLSDKIYTDNSRYTTTNFDFYWIYSGPLINLEAILKSDIKNDENGSEANQYAVARILKAYYFWYATDRWGDIPYSEALKGEDKFTYKYDSQKDIYDALFKELKAAAAQIDNGKGVTGDILYNGEMENWRRFANSIRLLMALRLSKVDAERGKAEFTDALSSGVFTDNDQSAVYRHLPESTNENYWYNVFDVLNRKWYCISEPLVNYMKPLGDPRLKTFADPTASNGEYVGMPYGLEANAAGNIQAANVSFLGAKMRQQDAPSYLVTYPEVLFAIAEAAKTGWIPGGNAEAGNNYKLAVENSVKQWNNNDETGLSTFMNQPSVKYSSAGALKQIGYQKWVHLYLNGYEAWAEWRRTGYPVLSPAPDNNNIPIPRRQGYPTKEPNINSVNYKAAVAAQPGLNGKDDLTGRVWWDKP